Proteins encoded by one window of Candidatus Poribacteria bacterium:
- a CDS encoding type II toxin-antitoxin system HigB family toxin gives MHTGPYKPLRDFAQKHPNVRSALEHWYELISGRSFRSIAELREVFPHADRVDGWTVFNIGGNKARLIAFIHYGRQTVSIHRVLTHSEYDKWRP, from the coding sequence ATGCATACGGGTCCATACAAACCGCTGAGGGACTTTGCACAGAAACATCCGAATGTGAGATCAGCACTTGAGCATTGGTATGAATTGATAAGTGGAAGAAGTTTTCGTTCAATTGCTGAGTTGCGTGAAGTGTTTCCCCACGCAGACCGGGTTGACGGTTGGACAGTCTTTAATATTGGTGGTAACAAAGCTCGCCTTATAGCATTCATCCACTATGGGCGGCAGACGGTTTCTATCCATCGTGTGCTGACACACTCCGAGTATGATAAATGGAGGCCCTGA